The following coding sequences lie in one Numida meleagris isolate 19003 breed g44 Domestic line chromosome Z, NumMel1.0, whole genome shotgun sequence genomic window:
- the MOCS2 gene encoding molybdopterin synthase sulfur carrier subunit — translation MSCQVTVLYFARSAELVGLRSESVSVPQRITSLQLWEEIVKIHPRLAVIRDQVVFAVRQEYVLLGDQLLVLETGDEVAIIPPISGG, via the exons ATGAGCTGCCAG GTCACGGTGCTGTACTTTGCCAGGAGCGCGGAGCTGGTGGGGCTGCGCTCCGAGAGCGTCTCTGTGCCGCAGCggatcacctccctgcagctctgggaagagATTGTTAAGATTCATCCCAG GCTTGCTGTCATCCGGGATCAAGTGGTTTTTGCTGTTCGGCAGGAGTACGTGCTTCTTGGAGATCAGCTTCTGGTCCTGGAGACAGGAGACGAAGTTGCCATCATCCCACCAATTAGTGGAGGCTGA
- the LOC110389639 gene encoding molybdopterin synthase catalytic subunit, with amino-acid sequence MDEREDVPKDFVMLKSEKLSVDEVSELVISPCCGAVSLFIGTTRNNFEGKKVIRLEYEAYTSMAEMEIKKICRDVRQKWPSVKHIAMHHRLGVVPITEASVIIAVSSPHRAESLEAVTHCINTLKAFVPIWKKEIYEDEYSWKENKECFWTNSEK; translated from the exons ATGGATGAAAGAGAAGATGTGCCAAAAGATTTTGTCATGCTCAAGTCTGAAAAGCTGTCTGTAGATGAAGTGTCAGAACTGGTCATTTCACCATGCTGTGGGGcagtgtctctgttcattg GTACTAcgagaaataattttgaagggaaaaaagtgaTTCGCTTAGAGTATGAAGCATATACTTCAATGGCAGagatggaaataaagaaaatctgcagagatGTTAGACAGAAATGGCCATCAGTCAAACATATTGCAATGCATCATAGACTTGG TGTGGTTCCAATAACAGAGGCAAGTGTAATTATTGCAGTCTCATCTCCACACAGAGCAGAATCCCTTGAAGCTGTAACACACTGCATCAACACTTTAAAAGCATTCGTCCCAATATGGAAAAAG GAGATTTATGAGGATGAAtattcttggaaagaaaacaaggaatgcTTTTGgacaaattcagaaaaataa